In Streptomyces dangxiongensis, one DNA window encodes the following:
- a CDS encoding YciI family protein encodes MATSTEVSETNVSRKATIECDELLHEHWSCMDRYAKEMIARGPTFADDDTPTGSVHILDLTDPAAARAFAFDEPNYQAGAYRDVLLRRWRNTLGRTMWDFPGGRTGGNRYLVLGLGTGHAADLAVPPDRDELIAYGPLLTDDGATWLGTAALLRAPDTDTARAILTPDRYAAIEVHNWQFGGRPS; translated from the coding sequence ATGGCGACGTCTACCGAGGTGTCCGAGACCAACGTGAGCCGGAAAGCGACAATCGAATGCGACGAGCTGCTGCACGAGCACTGGTCCTGCATGGATCGGTACGCGAAGGAGATGATCGCCCGGGGCCCGACCTTCGCCGACGACGACACCCCCACCGGGAGCGTGCACATCCTGGACCTCACCGATCCCGCCGCTGCCCGCGCGTTCGCCTTCGACGAGCCGAACTACCAGGCCGGCGCCTACCGGGACGTGCTGCTGCGACGGTGGCGCAACACGCTCGGGCGCACCATGTGGGACTTCCCCGGCGGCCGGACCGGCGGCAACCGGTATCTGGTGCTCGGCCTCGGCACCGGGCACGCCGCCGACCTCGCGGTGCCGCCCGACCGCGACGAGTTGATCGCCTACGGGCCGCTGCTGACCGACGACGGCGCCACCTGGCTGGGCACGGCGGCGCTTCTGCGGGCGCCGGACACGGACACGGCACGCGCCATCCTGACCCCGGACCGGTACGCCGCCATCGAGGTGCACAACTGGCAGTTCGGCGGGCGGCCGTCCTGA
- a CDS encoding condensation domain-containing protein — MTVTSHGPDQGLPLSSRQEWCWEWERCYDEPYPKAVSLDCSTALRMRGHLDVGALRDALADVALRHDALRLRLLDTGTPIEQVVRPRQALRPEPFPLETVNLGDALRRRELHEILLDLTTRPFDVTDRLSRATLLRLAADDHVLLTSFHHLVFDAPSHQVYLRDLADFYNRRVAAPVAGEGRPAFSYVDFVRAENTPRARLDTGSRLADWADRLRAHGSGDLLPGRDTGFLSLQHHYDTVPVNLSAEESRLLLRAARSERVSLYALLAAALAGTLGGFYDRERLILSTPSHGRLHPGTRSALGLFSNMIQVPVNLRQSSPSGLFRQVDGVLRDASAAADLPFGRLAEAVLGRQGDAAFFRHALAHAELRLYGVTGWIVERQEHELTMHGLRTALSPYHQDFSRLKYATRQSSLAGAATLSVGLTMEMGRLTGTLRYETTYHGRRTAETLANGFRERLTDLARLGSRQL; from the coding sequence ATGACGGTGACATCCCATGGGCCGGATCAGGGTCTTCCCCTCTCCTCACGCCAGGAATGGTGCTGGGAGTGGGAGAGGTGTTACGACGAGCCCTACCCCAAGGCCGTGTCCCTCGACTGCTCCACCGCTCTCCGCATGCGAGGCCACCTGGACGTGGGCGCGTTACGCGACGCACTCGCCGACGTCGCCTTACGCCATGACGCGTTGCGTCTGCGGCTGCTCGACACCGGGACGCCGATCGAACAGGTGGTCCGGCCGCGGCAGGCCCTGCGTCCGGAGCCGTTCCCCCTGGAGACGGTGAACCTGGGCGACGCGCTGCGCCGACGGGAACTGCACGAGATCCTCCTCGACCTGACCACGCGGCCTTTCGACGTCACCGACCGGCTCTCCCGGGCCACCCTGCTGCGGCTGGCCGCCGACGATCACGTCCTGCTGACGAGCTTCCACCACCTGGTCTTCGACGCGCCGAGCCATCAGGTGTACCTGCGCGACCTCGCCGACTTCTACAACCGCCGCGTGGCCGCCCCCGTCGCCGGCGAAGGCCGACCAGCCTTCTCCTACGTGGACTTCGTCCGCGCCGAGAACACCCCTCGGGCCCGCCTCGACACCGGGTCCCGCCTGGCGGACTGGGCGGACCGGCTGCGCGCCCACGGATCCGGGGACCTCCTGCCCGGCCGCGACACCGGGTTCCTCTCGCTCCAGCACCACTACGACACCGTTCCCGTGAACCTGTCGGCCGAGGAATCCCGGCTGCTGCTGCGCGCGGCCCGCAGCGAGCGGGTCTCCCTGTACGCGCTGCTCGCGGCGGCACTGGCCGGGACACTCGGCGGCTTCTACGACCGCGAGCGGCTGATCCTCTCCACGCCCTCGCACGGCCGCCTGCACCCCGGGACCCGCTCCGCCCTGGGCCTGTTCTCCAACATGATCCAGGTGCCGGTGAACCTGAGGCAGTCCTCGCCGAGCGGACTGTTCCGGCAGGTCGACGGAGTCCTCAGGGACGCTTCGGCGGCGGCCGACCTGCCGTTCGGCCGGCTCGCCGAGGCCGTACTGGGCCGTCAGGGCGACGCGGCCTTCTTCCGCCACGCCCTGGCGCACGCGGAGTTGCGCCTGTACGGGGTGACCGGCTGGATCGTCGAGCGACAGGAACACGAGCTAACGATGCACGGCCTGCGCACCGCCCTCAGCCCCTACCACCAGGACTTCTCCCGGCTCAAATACGCGACACGGCAGTCCTCCCTGGCCGGCGCGGCCACGCTGTCGGTCGGCCTGACCATGGAGATGGGCCGGCTGACCGGCACCCTGCGCTACGAGACGACGTATCACGGACGCCGTACGGCCGAAACCCTGGCGAACGGCTTCCGCGAACGGCTGACGGACCTGGCGCGGCTCGGGAGCAGACAACTGTGA
- a CDS encoding acyl carrier protein — MNDLSYSDFEGALRQALPFLDEETPIDADTSLTELGLDSLTLLGLVVELEDRFSVELPDEMLVMEAFATPSTLWSSLSKLPRA, encoded by the coding sequence GTGAACGACCTTTCCTACAGCGACTTCGAAGGCGCGCTCCGGCAGGCACTGCCCTTCCTCGACGAGGAGACGCCCATCGACGCGGACACGAGTCTGACGGAACTGGGCCTGGACTCGCTGACGCTGCTCGGACTGGTTGTGGAGCTGGAGGACAGGTTCTCGGTGGAACTGCCGGACGAGATGCTGGTGATGGAAGCATTCGCGACGCCGTCGACCCTGTGGAGCAGTCTGTCGAAGCTGCCGCGGGCCTGA